A single Armatimonadota bacterium DNA region contains:
- a CDS encoding family 78 glycoside hydrolase catalytic domain, translated as MGSWNARWISWSQHPDGDLGAYLFRREFEAKPGQSLAVKVTADQRYRLLLNGEAVGEGPQRGDGMHWFYETYDLAPQLRAGKNVLEAVVWSYGRYAPMAQMGHRLAFLLQGDGVSTPDGWKVARIAGRAFEMLHSEVGPFYIDIGPGETIDLRALEAQDWKDPNVVGHALERGEWAGDSPWNLIPRSIPAMRCELRTKPPMVVDRSTDDRNPFGSLMLHGGEKVLLDFGELVCGYPELSFEGPEGASVRVTYGEGLFDKGGNKGDRDKVKDKRILGYQDRFVVGRPPRDGGPAVQGLHAAEAGAEASVSTLWWRTWRYLQLESDAPVRLAKCSVRETGYPYRVESSFRADDPWVAKIWDVGVRTAMRCAGETYFDCPYYEQLQYAGDTRIQALVHSLLSRDRALPRNAVEQFAWSLLPEGLTQSRYPSRVTQVIPPFTLFWIQMVCDQRLYDTVQDRRLADVASSALLAVERWIKDGPEFWPFSDWVDDWPMGIAPGGRRSKLLEALFHWTSLTVKNMPPVDGRQNVTSGDSGSKLRHIDDVFVKEGGLRKSTSGGEWGPSEHLEAIVRLCQSAEGRRPDPWPTEALAQAKASQTTLYFSYYKHLAMAAASGPDFDYMSRLGPWKRMIEDGLTTFAEKEDPVRSDCHAWSAHPLLGFLQTVAGVTSSAVGWVEARIEPKPGRLKWFEADIAHPQGDLRVVYRDGRLDVDSPVPYTLVWKGRTDRRPAGKGRF; from the coding sequence ATGGGTTCCTGGAACGCACGCTGGATCAGCTGGTCGCAACATCCCGACGGCGACTTAGGGGCCTACCTGTTCCGGCGCGAATTCGAAGCGAAGCCGGGGCAGTCTCTGGCGGTCAAAGTGACCGCCGACCAGAGGTACCGCCTCCTCTTGAACGGCGAAGCCGTCGGAGAGGGGCCTCAGCGCGGCGACGGCATGCACTGGTTCTACGAGACGTACGATCTGGCCCCGCAGCTCAGGGCCGGCAAGAACGTGCTTGAGGCCGTCGTCTGGTCGTACGGCCGTTATGCCCCAATGGCGCAAATGGGGCACCGACTGGCGTTCCTGTTACAGGGCGACGGTGTTTCGACACCAGACGGATGGAAAGTCGCAAGGATCGCCGGACGCGCGTTCGAAATGCTCCATTCCGAAGTGGGCCCGTTCTACATCGACATCGGACCGGGCGAGACGATCGACCTTCGTGCGCTGGAAGCTCAAGACTGGAAGGATCCCAACGTCGTCGGACACGCCTTGGAGCGCGGGGAATGGGCCGGCGATTCGCCTTGGAACTTGATCCCGCGTTCGATCCCCGCGATGCGCTGCGAGCTCCGGACCAAGCCCCCGATGGTCGTCGACCGTTCGACCGACGACCGGAATCCCTTCGGCTCACTGATGCTCCATGGCGGCGAGAAAGTACTGTTGGACTTCGGCGAGTTGGTCTGCGGCTATCCCGAGCTCTCGTTCGAAGGACCAGAGGGGGCCAGCGTCCGTGTCACGTACGGAGAGGGGCTCTTCGACAAGGGCGGCAACAAAGGGGACCGCGACAAGGTCAAAGACAAACGGATCCTGGGTTATCAAGACAGGTTCGTCGTCGGACGTCCGCCCCGCGACGGTGGGCCGGCCGTCCAAGGCCTTCATGCGGCGGAAGCGGGAGCGGAGGCGAGCGTGTCCACCCTTTGGTGGAGAACTTGGCGGTACTTGCAGCTCGAATCCGACGCCCCGGTCCGGCTCGCCAAGTGTTCTGTCCGGGAGACGGGATATCCCTATCGCGTGGAATCCTCGTTCCGAGCGGACGACCCTTGGGTCGCGAAAATCTGGGACGTCGGTGTCCGGACCGCTATGAGGTGCGCCGGCGAGACGTATTTCGACTGTCCCTATTACGAACAGCTCCAGTACGCGGGCGACACGAGGATCCAGGCCCTGGTCCATTCTCTCTTGTCCCGTGACCGCGCGCTCCCAAGGAACGCCGTCGAACAGTTCGCTTGGTCGTTGCTGCCAGAGGGCCTGACACAAAGCCGGTATCCGAGCCGCGTGACGCAGGTGATCCCCCCGTTCACGCTCTTCTGGATCCAAATGGTCTGCGACCAACGCCTGTACGACACTGTCCAAGACCGCCGCTTGGCGGACGTCGCTTCTTCCGCATTGCTGGCCGTGGAGCGATGGATCAAGGACGGCCCTGAGTTCTGGCCGTTCTCCGATTGGGTCGACGACTGGCCGATGGGGATCGCTCCAGGCGGACGGCGCTCGAAACTGCTGGAAGCCCTCTTCCATTGGACGTCACTGACGGTGAAGAACATGCCGCCCGTCGACGGCCGACAAAACGTGACGAGTGGAGACTCCGGTTCGAAGTTGCGTCACATCGACGACGTGTTCGTGAAGGAGGGCGGTTTACGGAAGTCGACCAGCGGCGGCGAGTGGGGGCCGTCCGAGCATCTTGAAGCGATCGTCCGCCTCTGCCAGTCGGCCGAAGGGCGGAGACCTGACCCCTGGCCGACCGAAGCCCTGGCCCAGGCCAAGGCGTCTCAGACGACCCTGTACTTCTCCTATTACAAGCACCTCGCCATGGCGGCCGCCTCCGGACCGGACTTCGATTACATGTCTCGACTCGGGCCCTGGAAACGGATGATCGAAGACGGACTGACGACGTTCGCCGAAAAGGAAGACCCGGTCCGAAGCGATTGTCACGCGTGGTCGGCTCATCCCTTGCTCGGGTTCCTCCAGACGGTCGCCGGAGTCACAAGCTCGGCTGTGGGCTGGGTCGAGGCCCGGATCGAACCGAAACCGGGAAGGCTCAAATGGTTCGAGGCCGACATTGCTCACCCACAGGGTGATTTGCGCGTCGTCTACCGCGACGGCAGGCTCGATGTCGACTCGCCCGTCCCTTACACGCTCGTCTGGAAAGGGCGCACCGACCGACGGCCTGCAGGCAAGGGTCGTTTCTAG
- a CDS encoding sulfite exporter TauE/SafE family protein, which produces MPPAYDTPLGWAVLVVAGFVASSVNAFAGGGTLVSFPALIGLGVAEQAANATNSMALWPGSLSSAVGFKDKFAATKHHYPVLVPATVIGATAGAWLMIVTPSSTFRVLIPVLILLATLILAFQPKVKAWLTGPHGRTSRWTGAVLQFLISVYGGYFGAGMGIMMLAAMALFVEGDIHDLNALKNTLAVVINVVAMGWFLAKGLVLLGPCLALMAGAVAGGYVAARVSQKVASDKLRTVVVVYGLAMSAYFFYRLVGAR; this is translated from the coding sequence ATGCCTCCCGCCTACGATACGCCCCTTGGCTGGGCGGTCCTTGTCGTGGCGGGCTTTGTCGCATCGAGCGTCAACGCCTTCGCAGGGGGCGGCACGCTCGTGTCGTTTCCGGCGTTGATCGGACTGGGGGTCGCGGAGCAAGCCGCCAACGCGACGAACTCGATGGCCCTGTGGCCGGGGTCGCTGTCTAGCGCCGTCGGGTTCAAGGACAAGTTCGCCGCGACCAAGCACCACTATCCTGTCTTAGTCCCGGCGACCGTGATCGGTGCCACCGCGGGTGCTTGGCTGATGATCGTCACGCCGTCCTCGACCTTCCGCGTCCTGATCCCGGTCTTGATCCTGCTCGCCACACTGATCTTGGCGTTCCAACCGAAGGTCAAGGCGTGGTTGACCGGTCCGCACGGTCGGACGTCGCGCTGGACCGGGGCCGTCCTTCAGTTCCTGATCAGCGTCTACGGAGGCTACTTCGGGGCAGGGATGGGCATCATGATGCTCGCCGCCATGGCGCTGTTCGTCGAAGGAGACATCCATGACCTCAACGCCTTGAAAAACACCTTGGCGGTGGTCATCAATGTGGTCGCGATGGGTTGGTTCCTTGCTAAGGGGCTCGTCCTCCTTGGCCCGTGCCTCGCCCTTATGGCAGGTGCGGTCGCAGGCGGATATGTCGCCGCCCGTGTGTCCCAAAAGGTCGCATCGGACAAGCTCCGCACGGTCGTCGTCGTCTACGGGCTCGCCATGTCAGCCTACTTTTTCTACCGGCTCGTCGGTGCGCGCTGA
- a CDS encoding ankyrin repeat domain-containing protein, with protein MKRAALSVAAGACALGLILGGCQSGPAPVAGRKVEPGAPYGVSIWSRTFEPSSTTSEPGHRWCTAGVSIENQSRERLTSMTVVMKLTEGRQVIFQQDVALDSFVDQDTGEIWHSSQPRSFFKATGRVSVPEEVLRRNTGYWYDVASTERADTLDFSDPENIVAALRAERYEEAYRAVKAKPALATSTTESGHQAVHYAALSGDERFLEFLLANGADVDAKTQWGLTPASVTAGRSELDPNKALKAVQMLKDHGADLKIPTRGGRTTLDFAVKSGGLQLCRYLLSEGLDPNKVTTNWTTLYRAVSANRPDVVGLLLESGSKPNLPNKQGNTPMHMAAELETPDCLALMSRYGGDVNVTGADKTTPLHMAVNAGKLKCVTWLLSHGAKKNARCRYGTARDIAVGRNNREIVQMLDRAK; from the coding sequence ATGAAACGGGCCGCACTGTCCGTCGCCGCTGGGGCGTGTGCCTTGGGACTGATCCTGGGAGGCTGTCAGTCAGGGCCGGCACCGGTCGCCGGGCGAAAGGTCGAGCCGGGCGCACCCTACGGGGTCTCGATCTGGAGTCGGACGTTCGAACCTTCATCGACGACCAGCGAACCGGGACACAGGTGGTGCACGGCCGGCGTCTCGATCGAAAACCAGTCGCGGGAAAGGTTGACGTCGATGACGGTCGTGATGAAGCTGACCGAGGGTCGGCAAGTGATCTTTCAACAGGACGTCGCCCTCGACTCGTTCGTCGATCAGGATACGGGCGAGATCTGGCACAGCAGCCAACCCCGCTCGTTCTTCAAGGCCACGGGCCGGGTCTCCGTTCCGGAAGAGGTTTTGCGCCGGAACACGGGTTATTGGTACGACGTCGCCTCGACAGAGCGGGCGGACACCCTTGATTTCTCTGATCCTGAGAACATCGTCGCGGCGCTGAGGGCCGAGCGGTACGAGGAGGCTTACCGAGCGGTCAAAGCCAAACCGGCACTTGCGACCTCGACGACCGAGTCGGGCCATCAAGCCGTGCATTATGCGGCGTTGTCGGGCGACGAGCGGTTTCTCGAATTCCTTTTGGCGAACGGTGCCGACGTCGACGCGAAGACGCAGTGGGGCTTGACGCCCGCCAGCGTCACCGCTGGGCGAAGCGAACTTGATCCGAACAAAGCTCTTAAGGCGGTCCAGATGCTGAAGGACCACGGCGCTGACCTCAAAATCCCGACTCGAGGCGGAAGAACGACGTTGGACTTCGCCGTGAAGTCGGGAGGGCTGCAACTTTGCCGCTACCTGCTGAGCGAAGGGTTGGACCCGAACAAGGTCACAACGAACTGGACGACCCTGTACCGGGCCGTTTCCGCGAACCGCCCCGACGTGGTCGGACTCCTCCTCGAGTCCGGTTCGAAGCCGAACTTGCCGAACAAGCAGGGGAACACGCCGATGCACATGGCCGCCGAGTTGGAGACTCCCGACTGCCTGGCCCTGATGTCCCGCTATGGCGGCGACGTGAACGTGACAGGAGCCGACAAGACGACTCCCTTGCATATGGCGGTGAACGCGGGAAAGCTCAAATGCGTGACGTGGCTCCTCAGCCATGGAGCGAAAAAGAACGCGCGGTGCCGATACGGAACGGCCCGCGACATCGCTGTCGGCCGGAACAACCGTGAGATCGTCCAGATGCTCGACCGGGCTAAGTAG
- a CDS encoding metallophosphoesterase produces MRLDRILWCAAAMGAGALLYGALFETDKLRVERRRLIVPRWPAPLDGYKVAVLADAHVRDHRSVLLTQKAVEYALMEEPDMVVIPGDSIAYWKRDVLELVETAFAGLKMMHGRAVAVAGNHDYAAGDARWLVPVFDRLGVKMLFNDVFRLDGINWVGVDSEIAGTADPYDAILKSDPDDPIVVVWHEPDMVDVLPFGPELMISGHSHGGQFTTPWGWAPATSHLGRKYLRGFYPHAPVPLYVSRGIGTTGPPARLFCTPEVSVLTLHGRPVRQNP; encoded by the coding sequence ATGCGGCTCGACAGGATTCTTTGGTGCGCTGCCGCCATGGGGGCGGGAGCGCTCCTTTATGGAGCCCTCTTCGAAACGGACAAGCTCCGCGTCGAGCGGCGCAGGTTGATCGTCCCTCGCTGGCCTGCTCCGCTCGACGGCTATAAGGTCGCGGTCCTGGCCGACGCCCACGTCCGTGACCACCGTTCCGTCCTCTTGACCCAAAAGGCCGTCGAGTACGCGTTGATGGAGGAGCCGGACATGGTCGTGATCCCGGGAGACTCGATAGCTTACTGGAAGCGGGACGTGCTCGAACTCGTCGAGACCGCGTTCGCCGGGCTCAAAATGATGCACGGTCGGGCGGTGGCGGTGGCGGGCAACCATGATTACGCGGCCGGCGACGCCCGCTGGCTCGTGCCCGTCTTCGACCGATTGGGGGTCAAGATGCTGTTCAACGACGTGTTCCGGTTGGACGGGATCAACTGGGTCGGCGTCGACTCCGAGATCGCGGGGACGGCAGACCCCTACGACGCGATCCTTAAGAGCGACCCTGACGATCCGATCGTCGTCGTCTGGCACGAGCCCGACATGGTCGACGTCCTGCCCTTCGGTCCGGAACTCATGATCAGCGGGCACTCTCACGGAGGTCAGTTCACGACGCCTTGGGGTTGGGCCCCGGCCACGTCCCACCTGGGGCGAAAATACCTGCGCGGGTTCTATCCGCACGCGCCTGTTCCGCTTTACGTGTCGCGCGGGATAGGGACGACGGGCCCCCCCGCCCGGCTCTTCTGTACGCCGGAAGTATCGGTCCTGACCCTTCATGGCCGCCCCGTACGTCAGAATCCGTGA
- a CDS encoding Gfo/Idh/MocA family oxidoreductase has product MSHKVRIGVIGCGSFARYHFRQFQSVKEAEITALCDIVGSQFDVAREAFPELRGVPTYDDTGQMLAAGGFDAVLVSTPHTLHRDQAVACLDAGYHVLVDKPLATTAADCRDLIAARDRNGKVAAVSYQRHGLATFRYLREEIASGRHGRILGLNSHLTQQWLQFTGGTWRQAPALSGGGMIGDSGSHMVDVLLWATGLKASRVSSMMDFRGTPVDIDSVTSIAFEGGAYGTLTVIGDACLWHERHHVWLERSAFVLEEQDLLIIDEQGRHVRVSHWPADLSPEQNFVDAVLRGVEVLAPFEYGLRTIELTEAAWKSAAQGGTPVSVASL; this is encoded by the coding sequence GTGAGCCATAAGGTCAGAATCGGGGTTATTGGTTGCGGCAGCTTCGCCCGATACCATTTTCGACAGTTCCAGAGCGTCAAAGAGGCCGAAATCACGGCCCTGTGCGACATCGTCGGTTCACAGTTCGATGTGGCCCGGGAGGCCTTCCCAGAACTGCGTGGCGTCCCCACTTATGACGACACGGGCCAAATGCTGGCGGCAGGCGGGTTCGACGCCGTCCTCGTCAGCACCCCCCACACCCTTCACCGTGACCAGGCTGTGGCTTGTCTGGATGCCGGATACCATGTCCTTGTCGACAAGCCTCTGGCGACGACGGCCGCCGACTGCCGAGACCTGATCGCAGCGCGGGACCGGAACGGCAAAGTGGCCGCCGTTTCCTATCAACGGCACGGTCTGGCCACGTTCCGCTACCTTCGAGAGGAGATCGCGTCCGGACGACACGGTCGGATCCTCGGATTGAACTCCCACCTCACCCAGCAATGGCTCCAGTTCACGGGCGGTACGTGGCGCCAGGCCCCTGCGCTTTCGGGCGGCGGCATGATCGGGGACAGCGGCTCGCACATGGTGGACGTCCTGTTGTGGGCCACGGGGCTCAAAGCGTCGCGGGTGTCGTCGATGATGGACTTCCGCGGTACCCCCGTAGACATCGATTCCGTGACCTCGATCGCGTTCGAAGGCGGAGCGTACGGAACGCTCACGGTGATCGGCGACGCCTGCCTGTGGCACGAGCGCCATCATGTTTGGCTCGAAAGATCGGCCTTTGTCCTGGAAGAGCAGGATCTGCTGATCATCGACGAGCAGGGCCGCCACGTGCGTGTTTCGCATTGGCCGGCCGACCTCTCTCCCGAACAGAACTTCGTCGATGCGGTCCTTCGTGGAGTCGAGGTTCTTGCTCCGTTCGAGTACGGATTGCGGACCATCGAACTCACTGAAGCAGCCTGGAAGTCGGCGGCCCAAGGCGGGACACCCGTTTCGGTGGCGTCGCTCTAA
- a CDS encoding Gfo/Idh/MocA family oxidoreductase — translation MALRIGIIGCGDYSRHHIGLVRDLPGAEVVALCSPRHQAIADTVAEYPHLGGLPVYQDHGALLDDPTVDAVIVCSPHCFHAPQVLDAIAAGKHVLVEKPLALSVSDARSAIAARDRAGVVGAVAYQRHGTGRFQFAREAVLSCRYGRVLGVNAHLARPWHQLCAGTWRHRLDVSGGGQINDGGSHLIDAVLWVTGLQARRVSAFMDHRGTEVDIDSVVNVEFEGGALGTLTVIGDSCAWHERHHVWLEHAAVVIETDRVTLHDPSGQVTQVDGFPPPVTPVANFVDAVLRGSEVLAPFECGLHTIGLTEAAWRSAKAGGAAVDVTRMVR, via the coding sequence ATGGCCTTACGTATCGGGATCATCGGCTGCGGCGACTACTCGCGGCACCACATCGGGCTCGTCCGCGACCTTCCCGGCGCTGAAGTCGTCGCCCTTTGCAGCCCACGCCACCAGGCCATAGCCGACACGGTCGCCGAATACCCCCACTTAGGAGGGCTTCCCGTCTACCAAGACCACGGCGCCCTCCTCGACGACCCGACGGTCGACGCGGTCATCGTCTGTTCCCCTCACTGCTTCCACGCGCCTCAAGTGCTGGACGCCATCGCGGCAGGCAAGCACGTCCTCGTCGAAAAGCCGCTCGCCCTCTCCGTCTCCGATGCCCGCAGCGCCATCGCCGCCCGTGACCGCGCCGGCGTCGTCGGCGCCGTCGCCTACCAGAGGCACGGAACGGGGCGTTTCCAGTTTGCGCGCGAAGCCGTGCTGTCTTGCCGATACGGCCGTGTGCTCGGCGTGAACGCTCACCTCGCCCGCCCGTGGCACCAGCTGTGTGCCGGCACATGGCGCCACCGTCTCGACGTCAGCGGAGGAGGACAAATCAACGACGGCGGCTCTCACCTTATCGATGCGGTGCTTTGGGTCACCGGCCTGCAGGCACGACGGGTCTCTGCCTTCATGGACCACCGGGGCACCGAAGTCGACATCGACTCGGTCGTCAACGTCGAGTTCGAGGGCGGTGCGCTCGGGACCTTGACCGTCATCGGCGACTCTTGCGCCTGGCACGAACGTCACCACGTCTGGCTCGAACACGCTGCCGTGGTGATCGAGACCGACCGCGTGACGCTTCATGACCCGTCCGGACAGGTCACGCAAGTGGACGGTTTCCCCCCGCCCGTCACGCCTGTGGCGAACTTCGTTGACGCGGTGCTCCGTGGTTCAGAGGTCTTGGCACCGTTCGAGTGCGGCCTTCACACCATCGGGCTCACCGAAGCGGCATGGCGGTCGGCCAAGGCCGGTGGAGCGGCCGTCGACGTGACCAGAATGGTGCGATGA
- a CDS encoding MASE1 domain-containing protein, protein MVPPIVGAVRPVNFTTRTRGWNRTMGSAPPYSHLVLFCAAYVLAGGLGQGLAIVPGVAITFWPPAGIFVATLLRKPPSEWAWFVGAGCLAELTCNAVWFHNPVGFALVYFVANTLEALTAAWLVRKVVRQTFQLASLEEVAALVVLGAGAAPIVGATVIATTDALRGRHAFGTAWPLVWLGDATGLLVSAPLTVVLLQVWSQRGRLKAWRVFEAVATFALIVFATALAIGGSLPTMYAALPPVLWAAARFRLKGAAIGLSLVTLVTAVMTASGQGQIVEGANVLQSHVVLLQAFLGISAVSALIVASVSTQRQQALDRVAAANLDLEARVEERTAALRESENRLAYSLRAAMAGSWHWDVPTGRLSWSEENYRLLDIGPVGRDLDYSDWTSRVHPDDLPRMQAAVDDLVEGRSDELHGEYRVVRSDGTFRWLLGLGKIERSEDGGPLQVSGLNLDITDRKLAEMALKEADLRKDEFLATLAHELRNPLAPIRSGLDLLEMTRDPAITDEARRVMGRQLGHLVRLVDDLLDIARLQTGNITLRVKRVDLRTVVQSAVEAVRPLVESRSHTVVVHVPGVAVDVEGDETRLVQIVANLLNNAAKYTDPGGTLEVSVFVADDRAEIVVTDNGIGIRPDQLETLWDMYAQVRSSRDRAEGGLGIGLSLVRRLVGMHGGSVSAQSEGPGKGSAFTIRLPLSVSLPVLEPDILTGVDASPTGPAMERILIIEDNADVAQMLCALLRHSGRTAEIAPDGRTAFAIGQKFRPDAVLCDIGLPDMDGFEVARRIREQDGLRDVRLIALTGWGSEDDKRRAVDAGFDGHLTKPVDLDMLERVLGRSTSQTAQDGPSVF, encoded by the coding sequence ATGGTTCCGCCGATTGTCGGTGCGGTGCGACCGGTGAACTTCACGACACGGACACGCGGCTGGAACAGGACGATGGGCTCGGCACCGCCGTACAGCCACCTCGTCCTGTTTTGCGCTGCCTACGTCCTTGCGGGCGGCCTTGGTCAAGGCCTTGCGATCGTTCCCGGTGTCGCGATCACGTTTTGGCCGCCGGCCGGGATCTTCGTCGCGACGTTGCTCCGAAAGCCCCCGTCCGAGTGGGCGTGGTTCGTCGGTGCGGGATGCTTGGCCGAACTGACGTGCAACGCCGTTTGGTTCCACAACCCCGTCGGATTCGCGTTGGTGTACTTTGTCGCGAACACGCTCGAGGCCCTGACCGCAGCATGGCTCGTCCGAAAGGTCGTCCGACAGACTTTTCAACTCGCTTCGCTCGAAGAAGTCGCGGCGCTCGTCGTCCTGGGCGCGGGAGCGGCACCGATCGTCGGGGCGACGGTGATCGCGACGACGGACGCGCTGCGCGGCCGACACGCGTTCGGGACCGCTTGGCCGCTGGTCTGGCTCGGTGACGCGACAGGACTCTTGGTGTCCGCCCCCTTGACCGTCGTCCTGCTCCAGGTTTGGAGCCAACGGGGAAGGCTCAAAGCCTGGCGGGTTTTTGAAGCGGTCGCGACCTTTGCCCTGATCGTGTTCGCGACGGCCCTGGCCATCGGTGGCTCTTTACCGACCATGTACGCGGCGTTGCCGCCGGTCCTATGGGCTGCGGCCAGGTTCCGACTCAAAGGCGCGGCGATCGGCTTGTCGCTTGTGACGCTCGTGACGGCCGTGATGACGGCAAGCGGCCAAGGGCAGATCGTCGAAGGAGCCAACGTCCTCCAGAGCCACGTCGTGCTGCTGCAAGCGTTCCTCGGTATCTCCGCCGTGTCGGCGCTGATCGTCGCGTCGGTCTCGACCCAGCGTCAGCAGGCCCTGGACCGGGTCGCCGCTGCCAACCTCGACCTTGAAGCGCGTGTGGAGGAGCGTACGGCAGCGCTGCGCGAAAGCGAGAACCGATTGGCGTACTCGCTTCGGGCCGCAATGGCCGGAAGTTGGCATTGGGACGTCCCGACCGGCCGACTCTCTTGGTCGGAAGAGAACTACCGGCTCCTTGATATAGGCCCGGTCGGTCGAGACTTGGACTATTCGGACTGGACGTCGAGAGTCCATCCGGACGATCTCCCCAGGATGCAGGCAGCTGTCGACGATTTGGTCGAGGGGCGTTCGGACGAACTGCACGGCGAGTACCGCGTCGTCCGGAGTGACGGCACGTTCAGGTGGTTGCTAGGGTTGGGCAAGATCGAGCGAAGCGAAGACGGCGGTCCGCTTCAGGTCAGCGGATTGAACCTTGACATCACGGACCGGAAGCTCGCTGAAATGGCGCTCAAGGAAGCTGACCTCCGGAAGGACGAGTTCCTTGCGACGCTGGCCCACGAACTGCGTAACCCTCTCGCTCCGATCCGCAGCGGCCTCGACCTTCTCGAAATGACCCGCGATCCCGCGATCACGGACGAAGCGCGCCGCGTCATGGGCCGGCAACTCGGGCACCTGGTCCGGCTCGTCGACGACCTTCTCGACATCGCCCGCCTGCAGACCGGAAACATCACCCTCAGGGTGAAGCGGGTCGACCTCAGGACGGTCGTCCAGTCGGCTGTCGAAGCCGTGCGCCCTCTCGTGGAATCGCGCTCTCATACCGTCGTCGTCCACGTCCCCGGTGTGGCCGTCGACGTCGAAGGCGACGAGACCCGCCTCGTCCAAATCGTCGCCAACCTGCTCAACAATGCCGCCAAGTACACGGATCCAGGCGGCACACTCGAGGTCTCGGTCTTTGTGGCCGACGACCGTGCCGAGATCGTCGTGACCGATAACGGCATCGGAATCCGGCCGGACCAACTCGAGACGCTGTGGGACATGTACGCCCAGGTCCGGTCGAGCCGCGATCGGGCCGAGGGAGGATTGGGCATCGGACTGTCTCTCGTCCGCCGGCTCGTCGGGATGCACGGCGGATCGGTCTCGGCCCAAAGCGAAGGCCCCGGCAAAGGGAGCGCCTTCACCATCCGACTTCCATTGTCGGTATCCCTCCCCGTCCTGGAGCCCGATATCCTGACGGGGGTCGACGCTTCGCCGACCGGACCGGCCATGGAAAGGATCCTGATCATCGAGGACAACGCCGACGTCGCCCAGATGCTTTGCGCCTTGTTGCGGCACTCGGGACGGACGGCCGAGATCGCTCCGGACGGACGCACCGCGTTCGCGATCGGCCAGAAGTTCCGGCCGGATGCCGTTTTGTGCGACATCGGACTTCCTGACATGGACGGATTCGAAGTAGCGCGGCGGATAAGGGAACAGGACGGACTCCGGGACGTCCGCTTGATCGCCTTGACCGGCTGGGGTTCGGAAGACGATAAGCGTCGGGCCGTGGACGCGGGTTTCGACGGCCATCTCACGAAGCCCGTCGACTTGGACATGCTGGAACGGGTGCTTGGGCGCTCAACGTCCCAGACCGCTCAAGACGGACCAAGCGTCTTTTGA